The Flavobacteriales bacterium genome contains the following window.
TTGACCGTGACGCGGCAGGTGCTGTGCCATCCGGGCGATCGCAAAGAGATGGACCTCACCTTCTCCTTGAACGGTCTTCCGGTGGCCACCTGCGAACTGAAAAACCCCGGAACGCGTCAGACTTGGCACGACGCCGTGAAGCAGTACCGGGAGACCCGCGACCCGCGCGCACCGCTCTTCAGCTACCAGAAGCGCGCGCTCGTGCACTTCGCTGCCGATGTGGACGAAGTTCACATGACCACCAAGCTCGAACTGGAGAAGACGTTCTTCCTGCCGTTCAATCGGGGTAGCCACCCCGGTGAGGTGCAATGCGGGGCAGGCAATCCGGAGCACACAAGCGGGTACCGCACGGGCTACTTCTGGGAAGAGGTGTTGCAACGCGACAGTTTCCTGGACATTCTCGGCCACTTCATTTTCACCGAGCACAAGGAGGAGCAGGTGAACGAAGCCGGTGGCAAGAGCCGGATGGTGAAGAAGGAGACCGTGGTGTTCCCGCGCTATCATCAACTGGACGCCGTGCGAACGCTCATCAATGCGGCACGAGCACATGGCCCCGGCAGCAACTACCTGATCCAGCACAGCGCGGGCAGCGGCAAGACCAACAGCATAAGCTGGCTCGCTCACCGCTTGGCCAGTTTGCACAACGAGGGCGACGAGAAGGTGTATGACTGTGTAGTGGTGATAACCGACCGGCGCGTACTCGACCAGCAGTTGCAGGACGCCATCTACCAGATCGAACACGCACAAGGCGTGGTACAGGCCATTGACGACAACAGCAGGCAACTGGCCGAGGCGCTGGTGGACGGCACGAGCATCGTCATTACCACCCTGCAGAAGTTCCCGTGGGTGCTGAAGGGCCTGCTGAACCTCGCAGCCGGTGGCAACTATGATGGGTTATCGGAAACCGAGAAGCAGCTGGCCGCTGAACAAGCCGCCGTGTACGAGACCAAGATCAGCAAGCGCCGTTACGCGATCATAGTGGATGAAGCGCACAGCAGCCAAAGCGGCGATGCTGCCAAGGAACTCAAGGCGATCCTTGGCGCAGGCACAGCGGAGGAAGGCGAGGACATCAGCAGCGAGGACGTGCTCACGAAGGTGATGAGCGCCCGAGGAAAGCAGAAGAACTTGAGCTTCTTCGCGTTCACCGCGACCCCGAAGGGGAAAACCATCGAACTCTTCGGGAAGCCCATCCACCACTACAGCATGCGGCAGGCCATAGAGGAAGGGTTCATCCTCGATGTATTGCAGCACTACACCACCTACAACACGTACTACCGGTTGGTGAAGGCCATCGAGGACGACCCGAAGCTGCCGAAGAAAAAGGCCACCAAGCAGCTCGGCAAGTTCATGAGCCTGCATCCGCACAACATTGAGCAGAAGACCGAAGTGATGGTGGAGCACTTTCGTCTGCATGTAAAACACCTGCTCGGTGGCAAAGCCAAGGCAATGGTGGTCTGCGGTTCTCGTTTGCACGCCACGCGCTACTTCGAAGCTTTCCAGCGCTACATCAAGGAGCACGGTTATGCCGACGTGAACCCCATGGTGGCGTTCAGTGGCAAGGTGAAGGACCCGGTCAGTGGAGCAGAATACACCGAACCATCGCTGAACATCGACGTGGCGACAGGCCGATCGATCAGCGAAGCCCAACTACCCGAACGCTTCGATAGCCCTGACTACAATGTCCTGCTGGTGGCCAACAAGTACCAAACAGGCTTTGACCAACCCAAGCTGCACACTATGTACGTGGACAAGCGCTTGGACGGTGTACAAGCCGTGCAGACGCTCAGCCGGTTGAACCGGCGCTTTCCCGGGAAGGAGCATCCGTTCGTGCTGGACTTCGTGAACAGCGCGGACGATATCTACACGGCCTTCAAGCCCTTCTTCGATGTCACGCAATTGAAGGAAGAGTCGCGTCCGGAACAGCTCGAGGCATTGAAGCATGAATTGGACGGCATGCAGGTGTACCACTTGCACGAAGTGGAGGCCTATGCCGCCATCTATTACCAGCCCGAGCATCGTCACAAAAAGGCCGACCATGAGCGACTGGTCAAGCACATACAACCGGCCAAGGACCGCTTCAAGTCGTTGGAGAACGACGACCACCGGCAACACTTCAAGGACAAGCTGCAAGCCTATGTGAACTTATACGCGTTCATGAGCCAGATACTCCCGTGGGCCGATGCGGACCAGGAAAAGCTCTACTCCTTCGCACGTGAGCTACGCGCACACCTGCATATTGGAAAAGAAACGCGTTCAATGGACCCTACGAGCGATGTTAACCTTCGTTACTACCGCTTGGAGCGTTTGGGTACCGGGGCCATTGACCTCAAAACGGGCGACATCGTACCGATCGGTGGACCAACAGCGGTCGGCACGGGCAAGGAGGATGACCCTGAGGTACCCCTTTTCCACGATCGTGGGTGTCCTCAATGAGCGTTTCAGCACCGAGTTCACGGAAGCGGACCAGTTCTTTTTCGATCAAATACAAGCCGAGGCTGTAGAGGACCAACGAGTGATTGACACGGCTCTGGCCAACCCCGAGGACAAGTTCCTGCTTGGCATCCGTGAGATCATGGACAACCTGATGGTGCAGCGCATGGAGAAGAACGATCGCATCGTCACCAAATACTTGGACGATCAAGCCTTCAAGGACCTCGCTTTCAAGCTGATGGGAAAGGCACTCTATCAGCAAATCGTGGATCAAGCAAGGAAGTAGTCCGAGCTCCGCCTTACGGGATGTTGGACACCTACGGCATCATCTTGTCGCTCCGCGCAATTGAGCCCGAGCATTGAGCGTTCCATCGCCATACCTCACAACCGTGCGCGCTCCGCACCTCTCCCCCGCTGACGTCATAGCCAGGTATACCATAACCGAAGTGGCCCAGCATGTAGGTGCCAGTGAGCAGCTGTTGGCCTGTTGTGCCGAGCACCGGCTACGCACCATGATCCAATTGCGCAAGGCAGCTGAGACAGAAGGAGGGCTCAGCACTGATTTGGGTTGCAGCGCTGACGTGGAAAAGGAACTACTGGCGCTGTTCAGTCCGCCCGGCATCCCCATCCAATGGCCGCCACTTTCCAAGCAAGAGGATCGCATACGGCAGCATTATGCCCACCTTGACGCTCGGTGCCGATCCGTACTCGACACTTGGATCTTCAGCTTCAAAGACGCTGAAGTTGCCCTGCACTACCTGGTGCACAGCAGGGAAGACTTCCGACGCATGCGGAATGTTGGCCCACAGACGTTGACTGTCCTCACCGAGTGGCGCACGCTTTTGCGATCCATCGTTCCACGCCGGGATCCGCTGGTCGATCCGCGGATCAGCGCCAAGTCGCAGCCGGAGCCATTGCTCTCCGTAGTGCACCGCACCCTATCCCTCTTTGCCCTTGAGATCCGGCTGAAGCATTGGTACGGGAAGGAGCGCGAAGCCGTGAGCTATTACGCATTCGCCTACTTGGCCAAAGCTTGCAAGCGCGGCACTGAACTTCACGACCCGGGCCAGATCGCCATCGAAAGCCGCATACCCGGTGGCCCATTGAACGCGAAGAAGGAGGTGTGCAAGGATCTGGCGATCTGGTCCAAGTCCGGTGAGAACTGCTGGGATGAAAAGCACGAGAGCACGCGATACCCGCTGGTCGTCATGGAATGGAAAGCTGGCAGCGATCGTTTCTCCACGTACGATCTCGAACACCTCGTGAGCCTCTGCGGTCAGGCGCCCGGCACGGTGGGCATAGCAGTGACTTTCGTCGTTGGCGAGAAGCCCATGCTACGCGCGACACTTGTTGAGAACGGCACGGTAAACGATGATTGGCTCCAGGTGGGCTAGCGTAGACGCCACTCCACCATCAGAAAGTCCTCGACGGTCATTCCACACGTGAGGGCTGCTTCCAACCAGCGCAACTGCGTGCCGCGCAATCGGTCCTTCTTCTGTTTCTTGCTTTCAGCAAAGACCAGTCTGCCCTCCTTCCACGCGACCACATCCCAGCAGCCTGCGTAGGTGTTGCCATTAGCAACGGCGATCGCGTGCAGCCGTTCGATCACCCAAGGCACTTCAATGGAAACGTGTTCTTGTGCGGCCGGGCCCTCCAGTTTCCATTCGCGCCACAAGGCGGGCTTCATGGCGGGCTTGCCGTAGGTCTCCAGCCAGCGTCCCTCCCACCCCTCTGCTTCAAAGGCACGCAGGATGGCCACCTCAGCGAACTGTGCACGATCGTCCACGAGCACCAGGTCCTTTCCACCGAAGGTGTGGACGTCCTCGGCAGCGATGGCCTTGGTGAATTCGGCTCGATGCACCGCCACAGCGAACCCCGGCACAACTTCCTCCGACCGGTCGAACGTGAAGACTGGGATCATGAAGTGCATGTGCTTCACTCCCGCACCACCCTCACCGCATTCCCGCCGCCTGCTTCGCGCAGGATGTAGAGCCCGGCGGGCAGGTGGTGCAGGTGCACGGTGGCGGTGGGGCCGTTGGTGTGCTGGGTGTGCAGCACGCGGCCGCGGGCATCGCAGAGCAGCACGGTGCGCGGGGCGGCATCGGCAAAGGAGAGGGTGACGCTGCCCGTGGTGGGATTGGGGAAGGCCGTGAAGGCAGTGGTGGTGGGCGCTGGCGCGGCGGTGTTGATGATCTGCACCGGCACGGACGGTGCGCTGGTGCAGCCCAGCGCATCGGTGTACACCACCGTGTAGCTGCCGCTGGTGGGCGCGGTGATGCAGGGCCAGGTGGCGTTGGGCAGCGGCAGGCCATCGAGGTACCACTGCAGCTGCGGGCGCCATGCGGTGCACAGCGTTTGGCCGCTCTGCAGCACGGTGGGCACGGCCGGCACGGTGGGACAGGCCAGCGGAGCGCGGTACACATCGCCGTAGCGCCCCACGGCGATCAGCGCACCGTCGGCCAGCGTGGCATCGCCGATGATGGCGTCGAAGGGTGCGGGCACGATGTTCACCCAATCGTTGCCTCCGTCGGTGGTGCGCACCACCTGGCCGCTCACGCTCACGGCATAACCGGTGTCGGGGTGCGTGAAGAAGATGCTCTTGGTGTACTGGGGCAGTCCGCCGAGGTAGGTCCAGGTGTCGCCGCCATCGGTGGTGCGCAGGCCACCGCCACCGCCTGTGAAGCCCAGGGTGTCGTTGAGGAAGAAGATGCTGTGGATGTCGGCGTTGGTGCCGCTGGCGAGCGGTTGCCAGCTGGCGCCGCCGTCGGTGGAGCGCAAGAGGGTGCCGCCTTCGCCCCCGGCAAAGCCGAGGGTATCGTTCACGAACCAGAGGTCGAAGATGTTGCCGCCGGACGTCTGCGTCCAGGTGGCGCCGGTGTTGGTGGTGCGGTAGCAGCCACCGTTCACGTAGCCGCCGCCCACGATGGCCGTGCTGTCGTTGAAGGCCCAGGTGCAGCGGATGGCGATGTTGGGCCCGGGGTGGTTGGTGCTGGTGGCGAAGAAGTCGGTGGTGCTGCGGTTGGCGCCAACGCCTCCGCCGAGCCAGCCGGTGCCGTCGGCGCGCAGGTGCACGCCCAGCCATTGCGCATTGCCGGCGCTCACGTTCATCCAAGTGCGGCCGCCGGTGGCGGTGCGCAGCACGCCGTTCTGCACACCGCCCGAGGTGAGCCAGCCTGCCGTGGCGCCGTTCTGATCGGTGCCGAAGCTCACCTTGTTGAGCATGGTGTGGTAGGTGCCCGATTGCACGGGCGTCCACGAGGCGCCGAAGTCGAGGGTGCGGTACACGCAGGCTTCGCCGGTGAGCACGCCGATGCCGG
Protein-coding sequences here:
- a CDS encoding T9SS type A sorting domain-containing protein, with protein sequence MQLRRSFLLPLFLPLFAAAQTWELVTPVKNNSELSSVHMVDAVTGFTVDRILGFVLKTTDAGASWQRQPYNLIDKPRMLWMWDDQRGIIGANSGRFYRTTDGWASATSVFEPTFGNMAVLHFVNDTLGWAGSESGKIVRTTDGGATWTQQTSGTTNAMVALHFVNDQLGFAAATGALLLRTVDGGTNWAQVTTPINYNLRGIHFADPLNGIALGLGGEIISTTDGGDNWTLEPSPTTNSLLSLFVQGSILLAPGNNGTLLRSTNGGANWTLLSLGLQDLYSVWIDSTGIGVLTGEACVYRTLDFGASWTPVQSGTYHTMLNKVSFGTDQNGATAGWLTSGGVQNGVLRTATGGRTWMNVSAGNAQWLGVHLRADGTGWLGGGVGANRSTTDFFATSTNHPGPNIAIRCTWAFNDSTAIVGGGYVNGGCYRTTNTGATWTQTSGGNIFDLWFVNDTLGFAGGEGGTLLRSTDGGASWQPLASGTNADIHSIFFLNDTLGFTGGGGGLRTTDGGDTWTYLGGLPQYTKSIFFTHPDTGYAVSVSGQVVRTTDGGNDWVNIVPAPFDAIIGDATLADGALIAVGRYGDVYRAPLACPTVPAVPTVLQSGQTLCTAWRPQLQWYLDGLPLPNATWPCITAPTSGSYTVVYTDALGCTSAPSVPVQIINTAAPAPTTTAFTAFPNPTTGSVTLSFADAAPRTVLLCDARGRVLHTQHTNGPTATVHLHHLPAGLYILREAGGGNAVRVVRE